The Halobellus sp. MBLA0158 genome has a window encoding:
- a CDS encoding capsular biosynthesis protein, with protein sequence MKPPADKRIVFDIDGVICKKDDRKDYSEREPHTEVVEQLREYDDQGYYIILYTARNMNTYEGRIGRINADTAKTLLQWLEEHDIPHDEIHYGKPWCGHEGFYVDDKAIRPSELLENSPDEIRAILDAEDEFMNS encoded by the coding sequence ATGAAACCGCCCGCGGACAAGCGAATTGTCTTCGATATTGATGGCGTAATATGCAAGAAAGATGATAGGAAAGACTACTCCGAACGAGAGCCTCATACAGAAGTAGTAGAGCAACTCCGGGAGTACGACGATCAGGGATACTACATCATCCTCTACACCGCTCGAAATATGAATACGTATGAGGGACGTATCGGTCGAATCAACGCGGACACGGCCAAGACGCTGTTGCAGTGGCTCGAAGAACACGATATCCCGCACGACGAGATTCATTACGGGAAACCGTGGTGTGGCCACGAGGGATTCTACGTCGACGACAAGGCCATTCGGCCGTCCGAGTTACTGGAAAACTCGCCAGACGAAATCCGTGCAATTCTTGATGCCGAAGATGAGTTTATGAATAGTTAG
- a CDS encoding DUF1616 domain-containing protein: MQDRRRNVATWILAAVLALSILSVGYLAANPALTTTGQTELYFPDVGNTTTTTAQPGATVPLIVGIANHEHHPITYRLVATSGGTELAARSIRLADGDRRNVSIPITVPTDPGRYRIDVTLYYEAEPDSELTIWRWIRVQG; the protein is encoded by the coding sequence GTGCAAGACCGACGGCGCAACGTTGCCACGTGGATCCTCGCCGCGGTACTGGCCCTTTCGATCCTCAGCGTGGGCTATCTCGCCGCGAACCCAGCGTTGACCACCACCGGCCAGACGGAACTGTACTTTCCGGACGTCGGCAACACCACCACAACCACGGCCCAACCCGGAGCCACAGTCCCACTCATCGTCGGGATTGCCAACCACGAACACCACCCCATAACCTATCGGCTCGTCGCGACGAGCGGTGGCACCGAACTCGCCGCGCGCTCGATCCGCCTTGCAGACGGTGACAGGCGGAACGTCTCCATCCCCATCACGGTCCCGACCGACCCCGGACGGTACCGGATCGACGTCACCCTGTATTACGAGGCGGAACCCGACTCGGAGCTGACGATCTGGCGGTGGATTCGAGTCCAGGGCTAA
- a CDS encoding metal-dependent hydrolase yields the protein MPDLLAHTFIAYSVCRVLSWRFEWISSPYLTLGMVGAFIPDLVKVRLLLPGRTVEQLLGIPFAWGSLHTGGGLVVSILIGVVLLSASERRKGGVMLTVGAVSHSVADMMLLTPMGRSNQQLLWPLLQYKIPSPGLYLSTQPEPTLVTGVVAGIVWLIHRSQMGDRPEV from the coding sequence ATGCCTGACCTCCTGGCCCATACGTTCATCGCGTATAGTGTCTGTCGGGTGCTGTCGTGGCGGTTTGAATGGATCTCAAGTCCGTATCTTACCCTCGGGATGGTCGGGGCGTTCATCCCCGACTTGGTCAAAGTGCGATTGCTCCTGCCGGGGCGGACGGTCGAACAGCTCCTGGGGATTCCGTTCGCGTGGGGGAGTTTGCATACCGGCGGGGGACTGGTGGTGAGCATCCTGATCGGTGTGGTGTTGTTATCGGCGTCCGAACGACGGAAGGGTGGGGTGATGCTCACAGTGGGGGCGGTGAGCCACTCGGTTGCTGATATGATGTTGCTGACTCCGATGGGTCGCAGTAACCAACAGCTCCTGTGGCCGCTCTTGCAGTATAAAATACCGAGCCCAGGGCTCTATCTGAGTACCCAACCGGAGCCGACACTGGTCACGGGGGTGGTTGCTGGGATTGTGTGGCTCATACATCGGTCCCAGATGGGAGACCGCCCGGAGGTGTGA
- a CDS encoding glycosyltransferase family 4 protein — protein sequence MKIAFLYDAVYPYEKGGAQKRIWELARRLADDHDVHLYGMHYWDGPAVIEREGVTLHGVCEPRELYVDGRRSIPQAIAFALRVLPPLLREDFDVVDCQEFPYFPCFSGKLHELVRGSTLVITWYEVWDDYWYEYLGRKGLFGKAVERATLRLADTIVPISEYIAADLRELGRTAGLEVVENGVDFERLQEIPAADADWDVIYVGRLSEHKNVDLLLEAIATATTQLDRDLSCGIIGDGPEREQLEADAADLGVEDQVEFLGFVEADADVIGNIKATSVFVLPSIREGFPNTILEANACGVPSIVVDHAENGSTAVVEDGVTGFITEVSSEAIADRIVDCLTDDDLLADLSAGAKAFGRDHDWNVIVDELEEVYSSVVQRER from the coding sequence ATGAAGATCGCGTTCCTGTATGATGCCGTCTACCCCTACGAGAAAGGTGGTGCCCAAAAACGCATCTGGGAACTCGCCCGCCGGCTCGCCGACGATCACGACGTCCACCTGTATGGGATGCATTACTGGGACGGGCCCGCCGTCATCGAACGGGAGGGTGTCACCCTCCACGGCGTGTGCGAACCCCGCGAGCTCTACGTCGACGGCCGCCGATCGATCCCACAAGCGATCGCCTTCGCCCTGCGTGTGCTCCCGCCACTCCTGCGAGAGGATTTCGACGTCGTCGACTGCCAGGAGTTTCCGTACTTTCCCTGCTTTTCCGGAAAGCTCCACGAACTCGTTCGTGGCAGTACCCTGGTTATCACCTGGTATGAGGTCTGGGACGACTACTGGTACGAGTACCTCGGTCGGAAGGGCCTTTTCGGCAAGGCGGTTGAACGCGCTACCCTCCGGCTCGCGGACACCATCGTCCCGATCTCCGAGTACATCGCCGCGGACCTCCGCGAGCTTGGCCGCACGGCGGGTCTCGAAGTCGTCGAGAACGGAGTCGATTTCGAGCGCCTCCAGGAGATCCCGGCAGCGGACGCCGACTGGGACGTCATCTACGTCGGCCGGCTGTCCGAACACAAGAACGTCGATCTCCTGCTTGAGGCGATCGCAACCGCGACAACGCAGCTGGATCGGGACCTCAGTTGTGGCATCATCGGCGACGGCCCGGAACGCGAACAACTCGAAGCCGACGCCGCCGACCTCGGCGTTGAGGACCAGGTGGAGTTTCTCGGATTTGTCGAGGCGGACGCAGACGTCATCGGCAACATCAAGGCCACCTCGGTGTTCGTCCTGCCGTCAATCAGAGAAGGCTTTCCGAACACGATCCTGGAAGCGAACGCGTGTGGCGTCCCGAGCATCGTCGTCGACCACGCGGAGAACGGCTCGACGGCCGTCGTCGAGGACGGCGTCACCGGCTTCATCACGGAGGTCTCCAGCGAGGCAATCGCCGACCGGATCGTCGACTGTCTCACCGACGACGACCTGCTCGCCGATCTGTCCGCGGGCGCGAAAGCATTCGGCCGCGACCACGACTGGAACGTGATTGTCGACGAATTGGAAGAAGTATATTCAAGTGTTGTCCAGCGAGAACGATAG
- a CDS encoding NAD-dependent epimerase/dehydratase family protein, whose product MEHDDVLVTGGAGFIGSRFVEELAQTDANVIAVDNCFAGEPSLVPEDVRFEHIDIRSAEFRELVRTVEPDAIVHLAAIHYIPYCNEHPEEAFAVNVMGTRNLLAAARELPDLETMVFASSAAVYPPREGPNSETSETGPTDIYGQTKLIGEDLMELFAEQTATPTVAARLFNVYGPNETNEHLIPAVLKQVRDGKREIELGNLTPKRDFIHVSDVANALVTLLNGADGGYSAYNVGTGTEYSVREIVEKTSEALGEGIEITQADDRVRESDRPHLQADISRIRADFGWEPTVEFVEGLKDLLHHDEEVLVT is encoded by the coding sequence ATGGAACACGACGATGTCCTCGTTACTGGTGGGGCGGGATTTATCGGCTCCCGATTCGTCGAGGAGTTAGCCCAAACCGACGCGAACGTCATAGCGGTCGACAACTGCTTTGCCGGCGAGCCGTCGCTAGTCCCCGAGGACGTGCGCTTCGAGCACATCGATATCCGGAGCGCAGAGTTCAGGGAATTGGTTCGGACGGTTGAACCGGACGCGATCGTCCATCTGGCGGCGATCCACTACATCCCGTACTGTAACGAACACCCCGAGGAAGCGTTCGCGGTGAACGTGATGGGGACGCGAAACCTCCTAGCTGCCGCGCGAGAACTCCCTGACCTCGAAACGATGGTCTTTGCCTCCTCGGCAGCCGTCTACCCGCCGAGAGAGGGCCCGAACAGCGAGACCTCCGAGACTGGCCCGACGGACATCTACGGACAGACGAAACTGATCGGCGAGGATCTGATGGAACTGTTCGCCGAACAGACCGCCACACCCACCGTCGCCGCGCGCCTGTTCAACGTCTATGGGCCGAACGAGACGAACGAGCACTTGATTCCCGCGGTGCTGAAACAGGTCCGCGACGGAAAACGCGAAATCGAACTCGGGAACCTCACACCGAAACGGGACTTCATCCACGTCTCGGATGTCGCGAATGCGCTCGTGACCCTTCTCAACGGAGCCGACGGAGGCTACAGCGCCTACAACGTCGGCACCGGAACGGAATATTCGGTCCGGGAGATCGTCGAGAAGACGAGCGAGGCGCTCGGTGAGGGGATCGAGATCACCCAAGCCGACGACCGCGTTCGTGAGAGCGATCGCCCACATCTCCAGGCCGATATCTCGCGGATCCGTGCGGACTTCGGCTGGGAACCGACGGTCGAATTCGTCGAGGGCCTCAAGGACTTGCTCCACCACGACGAAGAGGTGCTCGTGACGTGA
- a CDS encoding sulfatase-like hydrolase/transferase: MTQRNIVLVTYDSLRADHCGHLGYDRDTTPHLDRMAADGMAFPNAIAPASRTNPSMAGTFTGEPMVARARVADPSHSRRHLARHGTLAEELSAQGYTTGAFNPNAYASRHYGFDRGFDHFEDFLFSTEWYQEIFQNHLSESTLYTLVRNFRNYLRREEAFKTWDRYIDQIEEWVTSQSEPFFLWIFSLDTHFPHLTPQEHRKWSSLFQQYYYNWRCNQLIDEMEPDLSEKEIQKIIDIYDDSIRFGDVLLYELQERLAEYDPVFIAFGDHGEAFGERDIYGHFYPSLYEENVHVPLVASEPLECDGDPSRPISLTQIPKIVKHFTDQETRPQLGTWTVATDYDGRNDRNLIAVRTKNTKQIASWKNGELTSTETYALDGQIEGTPLSEDSELHDTLRPIVQRRYNHEAEILSIRSSVTEFV; the protein is encoded by the coding sequence GTGACTCAACGCAACATCGTTTTAGTCACTTACGACAGCCTCCGTGCCGATCACTGCGGGCACCTAGGCTACGATCGGGACACGACGCCACATCTCGATCGGATGGCCGCCGACGGAATGGCTTTCCCGAACGCGATCGCGCCGGCCTCCCGGACGAACCCATCGATGGCGGGAACCTTCACGGGCGAGCCGATGGTCGCCAGAGCTCGGGTCGCCGATCCCTCTCACTCCCGGCGACACTTGGCCCGACACGGCACGCTCGCAGAGGAACTATCCGCCCAAGGGTACACGACGGGGGCGTTCAATCCGAACGCGTATGCCTCCCGCCACTACGGGTTCGACCGCGGGTTCGATCACTTCGAAGACTTCCTCTTCTCAACAGAGTGGTACCAGGAGATCTTCCAGAATCACCTCTCGGAGTCGACCCTGTACACGCTCGTCCGGAACTTCAGGAACTATCTCCGCCGTGAGGAGGCGTTCAAAACGTGGGATCGCTACATCGATCAAATCGAGGAGTGGGTCACATCTCAGAGCGAACCCTTCTTCCTGTGGATCTTCTCGCTCGACACGCACTTCCCTCACCTCACGCCGCAAGAACACCGGAAATGGAGTTCCCTGTTCCAGCAGTACTACTACAACTGGCGCTGTAATCAGCTGATTGATGAAATGGAGCCTGACCTCTCCGAGAAAGAAATCCAGAAGATCATCGACATCTACGACGATTCGATCCGGTTTGGCGACGTACTGCTATACGAACTCCAAGAGCGGCTGGCCGAATACGACCCCGTCTTCATCGCGTTCGGCGATCATGGGGAAGCATTTGGCGAGCGCGACATCTACGGCCATTTCTATCCATCTCTGTACGAGGAGAACGTCCACGTTCCGCTGGTCGCCTCTGAGCCTCTCGAATGCGATGGCGACCCGTCTCGGCCTATCTCGCTCACGCAAATCCCGAAGATAGTCAAGCACTTCACCGACCAAGAGACGCGACCCCAGCTCGGCACGTGGACTGTTGCCACCGACTACGACGGGCGGAACGATCGAAATCTGATCGCCGTCCGTACCAAGAATACGAAACAGATCGCAAGCTGGAAAAACGGGGAACTGACGAGCACCGAGACGTACGCGCTGGATGGGCAAATAGAAGGCACTCCACTGTCTGAAGACAGCGAACTCCACGATACGTTGAGACCGATCGTTCAACGACGCTACAACCACGAAGCGGAAATTCTCTCGATTCGATCCAGCGTGACAGAATTCGTATAG
- a CDS encoding RPA12/RPB9/RPC11 RNA polymerase family protein, whose translation MQFCDECGSLMHTDGDAWVCRSCEYEAPRDSQAEAAMATQEGQQDDGAPAVADATQGSTETMQEPCPADDCDSDRAYYEMMPKPGGSYEVRLFTCVECGHKWRDS comes from the coding sequence ATGCAATTCTGCGACGAGTGCGGTTCGCTGATGCACACGGACGGCGACGCGTGGGTGTGTCGTTCCTGTGAGTACGAGGCGCCGCGAGATTCGCAAGCGGAAGCGGCGATGGCGACCCAGGAGGGACAGCAGGACGACGGGGCACCCGCCGTGGCCGACGCGACGCAGGGCTCCACCGAGACGATGCAGGAGCCCTGCCCGGCGGACGATTGCGACAGCGACCGAGCCTACTACGAGATGATGCCGAAGCCGGGCGGCTCCTACGAAGTTCGGCTGTTCACCTGTGTCGAGTGCGGCCACAAGTGGCGCGACTCCTGA
- a CDS encoding ester cyclase: protein MVADSFVVHDPAIGETVGGGPAGEAHGRDGLKSFMKRVENGFPDFQIAVEDLLAGETMVMDEATLTATHKGEFKGVPPTNNRIELQLMAKFRVEDGQVQEHRVYIDQQEFLQQLGLTFPDVLAQLPTLAYRKIRTE from the coding sequence GTGGTTGCGGATTCGTTCGTCGTTCACGATCCAGCGATCGGTGAAACTGTCGGCGGCGGACCCGCAGGGGAGGCACACGGTCGGGACGGCCTGAAATCGTTTATGAAGCGCGTCGAAAACGGATTCCCCGACTTTCAAATCGCCGTCGAGGACCTACTCGCCGGTGAAACGATGGTAATGGACGAAGCAACGCTGACTGCCACTCACAAGGGCGAATTCAAAGGTGTGCCCCCAACAAACAATCGTATCGAACTCCAGCTAATGGCGAAATTCCGGGTTGAGGACGGTCAGGTCCAAGAACACCGTGTCTATATCGATCAGCAGGAATTTCTGCAGCAACTCGGTCTTACCTTCCCGGACGTCCTCGCACAACTCCCAACCTTGGCATATAGAAAAATTCGGACGGAGTGA
- a CDS encoding quinone oxidoreductase family protein, which yields MRAVRYHEHGDADVLQVDDVERPTPDRDEILVEIRAASVNRVDVLFRAGQYGDLPLPTIPGGDGAGFVEEVGADVEEFEPGDRVFLSGMDRADGGTFAEYAAVPAEKVAHLPGDVSWTVGAAIGNVGATAWTALEELAGIQAGDRVLIHGGSGGVGHLAVQIAAHSGAEVIATAGTDAARDRLRDLGATTVLDYDSDALADEILTATDGAGVDTVLDHRLEEYLSLDLEVVAEGGQIISTMGHIPETNGRPFYNKEVSIRPLKMDNHPVRRPVLDRLARLLRQDALTAVVAETYSFDTAARAHQEILAGGYVGKLVVTP from the coding sequence ATGAGAGCCGTCCGCTACCACGAACACGGCGACGCGGACGTGCTCCAGGTCGACGACGTGGAACGGCCGACGCCCGACCGCGACGAAATCCTCGTCGAAATCCGGGCGGCCAGCGTCAACCGCGTCGACGTGCTGTTCCGCGCCGGCCAGTACGGCGACCTGCCGCTCCCGACGATTCCCGGCGGCGACGGCGCGGGATTCGTCGAGGAAGTCGGAGCGGACGTCGAGGAGTTCGAGCCGGGCGACCGCGTCTTCCTCTCCGGGATGGACCGGGCCGACGGCGGAACGTTCGCCGAGTACGCCGCCGTCCCAGCCGAGAAAGTCGCACACCTGCCCGGTGATGTTTCGTGGACGGTCGGCGCAGCCATCGGGAACGTCGGTGCGACGGCGTGGACAGCTCTAGAAGAGCTCGCCGGGATCCAGGCGGGCGATCGGGTCCTGATCCACGGCGGGTCCGGCGGCGTCGGGCACCTCGCAGTGCAGATCGCCGCGCACAGCGGCGCCGAGGTGATTGCGACCGCCGGCACCGACGCGGCGCGCGATCGACTCAGGGATCTCGGTGCGACCACCGTGCTCGATTACGACAGTGACGCGCTCGCCGACGAAATCCTCACCGCGACCGACGGTGCCGGCGTCGACACGGTCCTCGACCATCGGCTCGAAGAGTACCTCAGCCTGGATCTCGAAGTCGTCGCAGAGGGTGGGCAGATCATCAGTACGATGGGCCACATCCCCGAGACGAACGGGCGGCCCTTCTACAACAAGGAAGTGTCCATCCGACCGTTGAAGATGGACAACCACCCGGTTCGGCGTCCAGTGTTGGACCGTCTCGCTCGACTGCTGCGGCAGGACGCGTTGACGGCTGTCGTCGCCGAGACCTATTCGTTCGATACCGCCGCCCGCGCTCACCAGGAAATCCTCGCTGGCGGCTACGTCGGGAAACTCGTCGTGACTCCGTGA
- a CDS encoding helix-turn-helix domain-containing protein, with translation MKHIRITVRPDLDRAPEFLRYLLEATAVDEARAMDWNRGESARSTHLYAIDGDGATFVELARETPGVEAVERAATDTGVTYALITLRDAAVPIFGGSATAIDRAGLVVRRPLVYREGRIHGHIVGDPATLQSAIDGLPAAVTVQIDAIREFPSAEVDPSTTLSDRQREALQVAVELGYYDTPREATHADVAAELGCAPNTASEHLQKGEAKLVRAGLASFTSSL, from the coding sequence ATGAAACACATCCGGATCACCGTCCGTCCGGACCTCGACCGAGCGCCGGAGTTTCTCCGGTACTTGCTGGAAGCGACCGCCGTCGACGAGGCACGCGCGATGGATTGGAACCGCGGGGAGTCGGCGCGCTCGACGCACCTGTACGCGATCGACGGCGACGGGGCGACGTTCGTCGAGTTGGCGCGCGAGACGCCCGGCGTCGAAGCGGTCGAACGCGCGGCTACCGATACGGGCGTGACGTACGCGCTCATCACGTTGCGGGACGCGGCGGTTCCGATCTTCGGCGGGTCTGCGACGGCGATCGATCGCGCTGGACTGGTGGTGCGACGCCCGCTCGTGTACCGCGAGGGTCGGATCCACGGACACATCGTCGGCGACCCGGCGACGTTACAATCGGCGATCGACGGCCTCCCGGCGGCGGTGACCGTCCAAATCGACGCCATTCGGGAATTTCCGAGCGCCGAGGTGGATCCGTCGACGACGCTGAGCGACCGCCAACGGGAGGCGCTACAGGTGGCCGTCGAGTTGGGATACTACGACACGCCGCGTGAAGCCACACACGCTGACGTCGCAGCGGAGTTAGGCTGTGCGCCGAACACGGCGAGCGAACACCTCCAGAAGGGCGAAGCGAAACTCGTCAGGGCCGGGCTTGCTTCGTTCACGTCGTCACTGTGA
- a CDS encoding cytochrome P450, with translation MVDDDMGPETGASGSGGTGDLPPGPDGLPILGNTHQYIKQPIGFFDELIEYGDVVHCEFPRIDAVAVFHPDYVGDVLLGQGTYERWNFDELKDLLDYEIAPRGLTFTRGDEWKRQRHFLQPMFGLDRLKGFSSAMTTATERMIAAWDDGEELVLNEEFSWLTLSILTNSLFDFDLGERRQVIADAADELQAMADMSGLSAVELLLPSWIPTHRNRRYSRAMDAFDATVETLIEERRANPERYDDFLTMMLEKEDDHEYSMSDEEIHDHLITFLIAGHETTAMALTFTWLLLARNPEARERVETEAKTVLDGPPTAAHLSELTVTERVAKEALRLYPPAGMLFREAVEETELGGYRIPEGTKILLPQFTVHTDDRWFDAPEEFRPARFRSERSDDRPDFAYFPFGGGPHQCIGMHFAMMELKHIIPILARRVDLELVSSPTPDVNMELTLQPAEDVRMRVHKP, from the coding sequence ATGGTAGATGATGATATGGGTCCAGAGACGGGGGCAAGCGGAAGCGGAGGTACTGGGGATCTACCACCAGGCCCGGACGGGCTGCCGATCCTCGGAAACACCCACCAGTACATCAAACAGCCGATAGGGTTCTTCGACGAACTGATCGAATACGGGGACGTCGTCCACTGTGAGTTCCCGCGTATCGATGCCGTCGCGGTCTTCCACCCCGACTACGTCGGGGACGTACTCCTGGGTCAGGGCACCTACGAGCGGTGGAACTTCGACGAACTCAAAGACCTCCTCGATTACGAGATCGCGCCGCGGGGCCTCACGTTCACCCGCGGCGACGAGTGGAAACGACAGCGGCACTTCCTCCAGCCGATGTTCGGACTGGACCGGCTGAAAGGGTTCAGTTCGGCGATGACTACCGCCACGGAACGGATGATCGCAGCGTGGGACGACGGCGAGGAACTCGTGCTCAACGAGGAATTTTCCTGGCTGACGCTGTCCATTCTGACGAACTCGCTGTTCGATTTCGACCTCGGAGAGCGTCGACAGGTGATCGCTGACGCCGCCGACGAACTGCAGGCGATGGCCGATATGAGCGGGCTGAGCGCCGTGGAACTGCTGCTGCCGTCGTGGATCCCGACGCATCGGAACCGTCGGTACAGCCGAGCGATGGACGCCTTCGATGCGACCGTCGAGACACTCATCGAGGAGCGGCGAGCGAACCCGGAGCGGTACGACGACTTCCTGACGATGATGCTCGAAAAAGAAGACGACCACGAGTACTCGATGAGCGACGAGGAGATCCACGATCACCTGATCACGTTCCTCATCGCCGGCCACGAGACGACCGCGATGGCGCTGACGTTCACGTGGCTGTTGCTCGCGCGCAACCCGGAGGCGCGCGAGCGCGTCGAGACCGAAGCCAAAACCGTACTGGACGGGCCGCCAACGGCTGCGCACCTCTCCGAGCTGACGGTCACAGAGCGCGTCGCCAAGGAAGCACTGCGACTGTACCCGCCGGCGGGGATGCTGTTCCGTGAGGCCGTCGAAGAGACGGAACTCGGCGGCTACCGGATCCCGGAGGGGACGAAAATCCTGCTCCCGCAGTTCACCGTACACACTGACGATCGGTGGTTCGACGCGCCCGAAGAGTTCCGACCCGCACGCTTTAGATCCGAACGCAGCGACGACCGCCCGGACTTCGCGTACTTCCCGTTCGGCGGCGGGCCCCACCAATGCATCGGGATGCACTTTGCGATGATGGAACTGAAACACATCATCCCGATCCTCGCCCGACGCGTCGATCTCGAATTGGTGAGTTCACCGACCCCGGACGTGAATATGGAACTGACGTTACAACCCGCCGAAGACGTCCGAATGCGCGTACACAAGCCTTGA
- a CDS encoding ArsR/SmtB family transcription factor, which translates to MSSALPHQPSVEHAPEKQTDVVVGGENPPEVLQVLSSDTAQEILTTLKRDPGTASDVATAIGQSIQNVTYHLDRLRDVDLVTPVGTWYSEKGKEMTVYAVTTEELVVRFADATHQAPERASE; encoded by the coding sequence ATGTCCAGTGCGCTCCCACACCAGCCGTCAGTCGAACACGCTCCCGAGAAACAGACCGACGTCGTCGTCGGCGGCGAGAATCCCCCCGAGGTCCTCCAAGTCCTGTCATCGGATACCGCACAGGAAATCCTGACCACGCTCAAACGAGACCCGGGGACGGCGTCCGACGTTGCGACCGCAATCGGGCAGTCGATCCAGAACGTCACGTACCACTTAGACCGGCTACGTGACGTCGATCTCGTCACGCCGGTCGGAACGTGGTACTCCGAAAAGGGAAAGGAAATGACCGTGTACGCCGTCACAACGGAAGAGCTGGTCGTCCGGTTCGCCGACGCGACGCATCAGGCACCGGAACGCGCGTCCGAGTGA
- a CDS encoding GbsR/MarR family transcriptional regulator — MSNGDRDLASERVIESLEQSAEVYGLSRSAGRIYGVLYFATEPLSIPELVEQTGYAKSTVSNVTRTLTRIGLIHRRSSDGGGRRVQFTAEREIWFILQDVFQQYIQREIQTTLRTIRRAENQLSDSDTSDAERIRDLRTTYEDFEEIVELASNLSAAELREALETYEE; from the coding sequence ATGAGTAACGGGGACCGTGACCTCGCAAGCGAACGCGTCATCGAATCGCTGGAACAATCGGCCGAGGTGTATGGGCTGAGCCGCTCGGCTGGACGCATCTACGGCGTCCTGTATTTTGCCACCGAGCCGCTCTCGATTCCAGAACTGGTCGAGCAGACCGGCTATGCCAAGTCCACTGTGAGTAACGTAACCCGGACGCTCACACGGATCGGGCTGATCCATCGGCGCTCCTCGGACGGCGGCGGGCGGCGAGTACAGTTCACGGCAGAACGCGAGATCTGGTTCATCCTCCAGGACGTCTTCCAGCAGTACATCCAACGCGAGATCCAGACGACCCTGCGAACGATCCGGCGAGCGGAAAACCAACTCTCGGACTCAGATACCAGCGACGCCGAACGGATCCGTGACCTCCGAACGACCTACGAAGATTTCGAGGAGATCGTCGAGCTCGCATCGAACCTCTCCGCCGCCGAACTCCGTGAGGCGCTCGAAACGTACGAGGAGTAA
- a CDS encoding SDR family NAD(P)-dependent oxidoreductase: MDLDLGLEGNVALVTGSATGLGHACAEAFSRQGADVALAAPNLDDLAYAGDRLDALGEGDIFGLELDVRDPDHLAVLVEETVDQYGGIDHLVTGPRPLEPGRFLDVSDEDWFRGFDRLFMSVVWAIRESAPHLEASDAGTVVTVANPAIPALADELSVATAYGRAVQGLTESQATAFAPDVRVNAVAPGPHETADLEGLLARRVDAGEFEDLASAWEAVLADCPYESPGDPLDLGAVVTFLSSRHASFVNGATVPVDGGSGI, from the coding sequence ATGGACCTCGATCTCGGACTGGAGGGCAACGTAGCGCTGGTCACCGGAAGCGCCACGGGCCTCGGCCACGCCTGTGCGGAAGCGTTCTCGCGTCAGGGCGCGGACGTCGCCCTCGCCGCGCCGAACCTAGACGACCTCGCGTACGCCGGCGACAGGCTCGACGCGCTCGGTGAGGGGGACATCTTCGGTCTCGAACTCGACGTCCGCGACCCCGACCACCTGGCGGTCCTCGTCGAAGAGACCGTCGACCAGTACGGTGGCATCGACCATCTCGTCACGGGGCCCCGACCGCTCGAACCGGGGCGGTTCCTCGACGTCTCCGACGAGGACTGGTTCCGGGGGTTCGATCGGCTGTTTATGAGCGTCGTCTGGGCCATCCGCGAGTCCGCCCCGCACCTCGAAGCCTCCGATGCGGGCACGGTCGTCACCGTCGCCAACCCCGCCATTCCGGCGCTCGCGGACGAGCTGTCGGTGGCGACCGCCTACGGGCGAGCGGTCCAGGGGCTCACCGAGAGCCAGGCGACGGCGTTCGCGCCGGATGTCCGCGTGAACGCGGTCGCTCCGGGGCCGCACGAGACCGCGGACCTGGAGGGGCTCCTCGCTCGACGCGTCGACGCCGGCGAGTTCGAGGACCTCGCGTCGGCCTGGGAGGCCGTGCTCGCGGACTGTCCCTACGAGTCGCCGGGGGATCCGCTCGACCTGGGGGCGGTGGTCACGTTCCTGTCCAGCCGGCACGCGAGCTTCGTCAACGGCGCGACCGTCCCGGTCGACGGCGGATCCGGGATCTGA